A genome region from Sphingomonas anseongensis includes the following:
- a CDS encoding cold-shock protein, with product MPVGTVKFFNSQKGYGFIQPDDGGNDAFVHITAVERAGMQTLNQDQKVSYELEQDRRGKMSAVNLKPAD from the coding sequence ATGCCAGTAGGCACCGTGAAATTTTTCAATAGCCAGAAGGGCTACGGATTCATCCAGCCGGACGACGGCGGCAACGACGCCTTCGTCCACATCACAGCCGTTGAGCGTGCAGGAATGCAGACTCTCAACCAGGACCAGAAGGTCAGCTACGAGCTGGAGCAGGACCGTCGTGGCAAGATGAGCGCCGTCAATCTCAAGCCGGCCGACTAA
- the pdhA gene encoding pyruvate dehydrogenase (acetyl-transferring) E1 component subunit alpha — protein sequence MARSAKAAKTAPPAEGKIERPPEPKRYKASKDELLNFYKEMLLIRRFEERAGQLYGLGLIGGFCHLYIGQEAVAVGLQSAMTVGKDSVITGYRDHGHMLAYGIDPKVIMAELTGRQAGISKGKGGSMHMFSVDHGFYGGHGIVGAQVPLGTGLAFAHKYRGDGGVCLAYFGDGAANQGQVYEAFNMARIWNLPVIYAIENNNYAMGTSVARSASEPNFYKRGESFRIPGIRVDGMDVLAVRGAAEMALEWVREKGPIILELMTYRYRGHSMSDPAKYRTREEVQEVREHRDPITHAEKELEKLGVKEEELKAIDKEIKEIVVEAAKFAEDAPEPDASELYTDVLVGSY from the coding sequence GTGGCGCGTTCCGCCAAAGCCGCAAAGACCGCTCCACCCGCCGAGGGAAAGATCGAGCGCCCGCCTGAGCCGAAGCGCTACAAGGCTTCGAAAGACGAGCTTCTGAACTTCTACAAGGAGATGCTTCTGATCCGCCGCTTCGAGGAGCGGGCGGGGCAGCTTTACGGGCTCGGTTTGATTGGCGGGTTCTGCCACCTGTACATCGGCCAGGAAGCGGTGGCCGTTGGGCTGCAGAGCGCGATGACGGTCGGCAAGGACAGCGTCATCACCGGCTATCGCGATCACGGCCACATGCTGGCTTACGGGATCGATCCCAAGGTGATCATGGCCGAGCTTACTGGCCGCCAGGCGGGGATTTCCAAGGGCAAGGGCGGGTCGATGCACATGTTCAGCGTCGACCACGGCTTCTACGGCGGGCACGGGATTGTGGGCGCGCAGGTGCCTCTGGGGACGGGACTGGCCTTCGCTCACAAATATCGCGGCGACGGCGGCGTTTGCCTGGCCTATTTCGGCGACGGAGCGGCCAACCAGGGACAGGTGTACGAGGCCTTCAACATGGCCCGCATCTGGAACCTGCCGGTCATCTACGCGATCGAGAACAACAATTACGCGATGGGCACCTCGGTCGCGCGCTCGGCTTCGGAGCCGAACTTCTACAAGCGCGGCGAGAGCTTTCGGATTCCCGGAATCCGAGTCGACGGAATGGACGTCCTGGCCGTGCGCGGCGCTGCGGAAATGGCGCTGGAGTGGGTTAGGGAGAAAGGCCCGATCATCCTCGAGCTGATGACCTACCGCTATCGCGGCCATTCCATGTCCGACCCGGCCAAGTACCGAACCCGCGAGGAAGTGCAGGAGGTGCGCGAGCATCGCGATCCGATCACTCACGCCGAAAAGGAGCTGGAGAAGCTCGGCGTGAAGGAAGAGGAGCTCAAGGCAATCGACAAGGAGATCAAGGAGATCGTTGTCGAAGCTGCGAAGTTCGCGGAGGATGCGCCGGAGCCGGACGCATCCGAGCTCTACACCGATGTGCTGGTGGGGTCCTACTGA
- a CDS encoding pyruvate dehydrogenase complex E1 component subunit beta, whose amino-acid sequence MALELKMPALSPTMEEGTLAKWLVKEGDEVSSGDILAEIETDKATMEFEAVDEGKISKILVPEGTDGVKVGQPIALLETEGGEAPAAAPKHEPEAQAKAASKEEPSIPAPESQQEEATPTPHQMETAARDLVHDVADTVDQPDAPEGATMANTTVREALRDAMAEEMRRDDRVFVIGEEVAEYQGAYKVTQGLLEEFGAKRVVDTPITEYGFAGLGTGAAMGGLRPIVEFMTFNFAMQAIDHVVNSAAKTNYMSGGQMRCPVVFRGPNGAAARVGAQHSQNYGPWYASVPGLIVIAPYSAADAKGLLKAAIRTDDPVVFLENELMYGQHFDVPEVEDYVLPIGKAKVVRPGKDVTIVSYSIGVGVSLEAAQLLMAEGINAEVIDLRTLRPLDKQTVLASLAKTNRMVVVEEGWPTCSISAEIIAIAMTEGFDDLDAPVLRVNNADVPLPYAANLEKLALIKADDVVAAAKQVCYR is encoded by the coding sequence ATGGCGCTCGAACTGAAGATGCCCGCGCTTTCCCCGACGATGGAGGAGGGGACGCTTGCCAAGTGGCTGGTCAAGGAAGGCGATGAGGTATCGAGCGGCGACATCCTGGCTGAGATCGAGACCGACAAGGCTACGATGGAGTTCGAGGCGGTCGACGAGGGCAAGATCTCCAAGATCCTGGTCCCGGAAGGCACCGACGGAGTGAAGGTCGGGCAGCCGATCGCGCTCCTGGAGACGGAAGGCGGCGAAGCGCCAGCGGCCGCGCCAAAGCACGAGCCCGAAGCGCAAGCCAAAGCCGCGTCGAAGGAAGAGCCTTCGATCCCCGCGCCGGAATCGCAACAGGAAGAAGCCACTCCGACGCCGCACCAGATGGAGACCGCTGCGCGCGATCTGGTCCACGACGTCGCCGACACGGTCGATCAGCCTGACGCGCCCGAGGGTGCGACCATGGCCAACACGACGGTTCGCGAGGCGCTTCGCGACGCGATGGCGGAAGAGATGCGCCGCGACGACCGGGTATTCGTCATCGGCGAAGAGGTTGCGGAGTATCAAGGCGCGTACAAGGTCACGCAGGGGCTGCTGGAGGAGTTTGGGGCCAAGCGCGTCGTGGATACGCCGATCACCGAATATGGCTTCGCGGGACTGGGGACCGGAGCGGCGATGGGGGGCTTGAGGCCCATCGTCGAGTTCATGACCTTCAACTTCGCGATGCAGGCGATCGACCATGTCGTGAACTCGGCAGCGAAGACGAATTACATGTCGGGCGGCCAGATGCGCTGCCCGGTGGTGTTCCGCGGGCCAAATGGCGCAGCGGCGCGTGTCGGGGCGCAACACAGCCAGAATTACGGCCCCTGGTATGCGAGCGTGCCCGGCTTGATCGTAATCGCGCCCTACAGCGCAGCCGATGCGAAGGGCCTTCTCAAGGCAGCGATCCGAACGGACGATCCGGTCGTCTTCCTCGAAAACGAGCTGATGTACGGCCAGCATTTCGACGTGCCCGAGGTCGAGGACTACGTCCTTCCGATCGGCAAGGCGAAAGTGGTCCGGCCCGGCAAGGACGTGACCATCGTCAGCTATTCCATTGGAGTCGGGGTCTCGCTCGAAGCCGCGCAGCTGCTGATGGCCGAGGGAATCAACGCAGAAGTCATCGACCTTCGCACGCTGCGCCCGCTCGACAAGCAGACGGTGCTCGCGAGCCTCGCCAAGACCAACCGCATGGTGGTCGTTGAGGAAGGGTGGCCGACCTGCTCGATCAGCGCCGAGATCATCGCCATCGCGATGACCGAAGGGTTCGACGACCTCGACGCGCCGGTGCTTCGAGTGAACAACGCTGACGTTCCGCTTCCTTATGCCGCGAACCTGGAGAAGCTGGCGCTGATCAAGGCCGATGATGTCGTCGCTGCAGCAAAACAGGTCTGCTATCGCTGA
- a CDS encoding squalene/phytoene synthase family protein: MALIHIPARVREAFRALFAIDAAMADVVARSTDPTLSRIKLAWWREQLEALDEKEPPAEPRLRAVSEQLIPRGVRGSEVAELETGWATLLDDGIDPRLVAGRGSALFALGARLLGSDADLSGAGALYALASVARRGVPELLEPARAYLQQLGSQRMERRVRSMTMLARAAARDLKLNEPEGSRARTAAMLAHRWSGRIG, from the coding sequence TTGGCGCTTATCCACATTCCGGCGCGGGTGCGCGAGGCGTTCCGCGCGCTATTCGCGATCGATGCTGCGATGGCGGACGTGGTTGCGCGCTCCACGGATCCGACGCTCAGCCGAATCAAGCTCGCCTGGTGGCGTGAGCAGTTGGAAGCGCTTGACGAGAAAGAGCCGCCCGCGGAACCGCGGCTGCGCGCCGTGTCCGAGCAGCTGATCCCGCGAGGCGTACGCGGCTCCGAGGTTGCGGAGCTGGAGACCGGCTGGGCGACCTTGCTTGACGACGGAATCGACCCTCGTCTCGTCGCCGGGCGCGGCAGCGCCCTGTTCGCGCTTGGCGCGCGGCTTCTCGGCTCCGACGCCGATCTTTCCGGCGCCGGCGCGCTATACGCGCTCGCTTCGGTTGCACGCCGCGGTGTGCCCGAGCTTCTCGAGCCGGCGCGCGCGTATCTCCAACAGCTCGGGAGTCAGAGAATGGAACGGCGGGTGCGCTCGATGACGATGCTCGCCAGGGCCGCGGCGCGCGACCTCAAGCTGAACGAGCCCGAAGGAAGTCGGGCCCGCACAGCAGCGATGCTCGCCCATCGCTGGAGCGGCCGCATCGGTTGA
- a CDS encoding histidine kinase, with product MASLLLVTGAFLVWQGRAEGGPQLPPPPPGGSAPPSILAPAARSAPEATPKSREEKRFNRADKNKDGKILLDELLQPRRKPFAKLDRNGDSRLSFEEWAASTVEKFKGADADRNGQLTRAEYASTAPKPRPKPRCGC from the coding sequence TTGGCCTCTCTCCTGTTGGTTACCGGCGCGTTCCTCGTCTGGCAGGGCCGAGCCGAGGGCGGGCCGCAGCTTCCCCCGCCGCCGCCGGGCGGCTCGGCACCTCCTTCGATCCTCGCTCCGGCAGCACGATCCGCGCCCGAAGCGACGCCCAAGAGCCGCGAGGAGAAGAGATTCAACCGCGCCGACAAGAACAAGGACGGGAAAATCCTCCTCGATGAGCTTCTTCAGCCCCGCAGGAAACCCTTCGCCAAGCTCGACCGCAACGGCGACAGCAGGCTGTCGTTCGAGGAATGGGCAGCGAGCACGGTCGAGAAGTTCAAGGGCGCGGACGCCGATCGCAACGGCCAGCTGACCCGCGCCGAATATGCGTCGACAGCGCCCAAGCCACGCCCGAAGCCGCGATGCGGCTGCTGA
- a CDS encoding L,D-transpeptidase family protein — protein sequence MRVGLKLLAAAAAFACTPAFGQSQPLEPIDLPPSIDQGVDLIYIDPEIKPEIDRRNELLKSFGFQDWTGAPIDLFVPVNDTYTALRRGLMKYKQRWGALPLVEIPTGPSMRLGSKDERVSLLRKRLGLSDGTQFDAALDKVAREYQAAHGMKADGIVGNGTVASLNLGADHYERLIILNMERARRLPAADDKDRYILVDAGAARLYMYENGKVVDSMNVIVGDKDRQTPMMAAELRYVQLNPYWNVPPDLSRTIVAKAVLAQGLTYLTERNYEVLSDWTDDAKQLDATAVDWQGVYDGKVDVRLRRGPGPWNSMGDMKFMIPNDFGIYLHDVPDAENPMFLTDDRWISNGCIRLQDAKRLEKWVFGKSPTPSGDPDERVDVPDPVPVYITYFTVAPTADGVTFRPDRYDRDQKLLARVRLDAPTETASVE from the coding sequence ATGAGGGTGGGACTTAAGCTTCTCGCGGCCGCGGCTGCGTTCGCCTGCACGCCGGCGTTCGGCCAGTCGCAGCCGCTCGAGCCGATCGACCTGCCGCCGAGCATCGATCAGGGCGTCGACCTCATTTACATCGATCCCGAGATCAAGCCGGAAATCGACCGCCGCAACGAGCTTCTCAAAAGCTTCGGCTTCCAGGACTGGACCGGTGCTCCGATCGACCTTTTTGTCCCGGTCAACGACACTTACACGGCGCTCCGCCGCGGCCTGATGAAATACAAGCAGCGCTGGGGCGCGCTTCCCCTGGTGGAGATCCCCACGGGTCCCTCGATGAGGCTCGGCTCGAAGGACGAGCGGGTGTCGCTGCTCCGCAAGCGCCTCGGACTTTCCGATGGCACGCAGTTCGACGCCGCGCTGGACAAGGTCGCTCGCGAATATCAGGCCGCGCATGGAATGAAGGCCGACGGAATCGTCGGCAACGGAACCGTCGCGTCGCTCAACCTCGGCGCGGACCATTACGAGCGGCTGATCATCCTCAATATGGAACGGGCGCGCAGGCTTCCGGCCGCCGACGACAAGGATCGCTATATCCTCGTCGATGCCGGCGCGGCGCGGCTCTACATGTATGAGAACGGCAAGGTCGTCGACAGTATGAACGTGATCGTCGGCGACAAGGACCGGCAGACGCCGATGATGGCGGCCGAGCTTCGCTACGTGCAGCTCAATCCCTATTGGAACGTGCCGCCCGACCTCAGCCGGACCATCGTCGCGAAGGCGGTGCTAGCCCAGGGGCTGACGTATCTCACCGAGCGCAATTACGAGGTTCTGTCCGATTGGACCGACGATGCGAAGCAGCTCGACGCGACGGCCGTCGATTGGCAGGGCGTTTATGACGGCAAGGTCGACGTGCGGCTTCGCCGCGGCCCCGGCCCGTGGAATTCTATGGGCGACATGAAATTCATGATCCCGAACGACTTTGGTATCTACCTGCATGACGTGCCCGATGCGGAAAACCCGATGTTCCTCACCGATGACCGCTGGATCAGCAACGGGTGCATCCGCCTTCAGGACGCAAAGCGCCTCGAAAAGTGGGTATTCGGCAAGTCGCCCACGCCGAGCGGCGATCCCGACGAACGGGTGGACGTGCCCGATCCGGTGCCGGTCTACATCACCTATTTCACCGTAGCGCCGACTGCCGACGGAGTGACCTTCCGCCCCGACCGCTACGACCGCGACCAGAAGCTCCTGGCGCGAGTCCGGCTCGACGCACCGACCGAGACCGCCTCGGTCGAATAA
- a CDS encoding PA0069 family radical SAM protein — protein MPVESIPGRGATRNSTPTRFNLKERLEEGDWLDTVEALDGLAKRRTTVTIERPKTILTRNASPDIGFDRSVNPYRGCEHGCIYCFARPTHAYHDLSPGVDFESRLFVKPDAAALLHQALAKPGYACAPIAMGTNTDPYQPIEERWKVTRSIIELLLECKHPFTITTKSDRVLRDLDVLKPAAALGIASVALSVTSLDPSISRILEPRAPAGRKRMEAIRRLNEEGVPCHVAIAPVIPQITDHELESIVEAAVAAGARGGFFLPVRLPHEVAPLFRDWLDEHFPDRVAKVMSVIRQMRGGRDNDPNFFTRMRGQGPWADLLKTRFEIAVKKYGLRQAKFQLRRDLFEPPEGDQLRLL, from the coding sequence ATGCCGGTCGAGTCGATCCCCGGGCGCGGCGCAACGCGCAACTCCACGCCGACGCGCTTCAACCTCAAGGAACGGCTGGAGGAAGGCGACTGGCTGGACACGGTCGAGGCTCTCGACGGGCTGGCGAAGCGGCGAACGACCGTCACCATTGAGCGGCCGAAGACCATCCTCACCCGCAACGCGTCACCGGATATCGGTTTCGACCGTTCGGTGAATCCGTATCGGGGCTGCGAGCACGGCTGCATCTATTGCTTCGCGCGGCCGACCCACGCCTATCACGACCTATCGCCGGGCGTGGATTTCGAATCACGGCTGTTCGTGAAGCCCGACGCAGCAGCGCTTCTCCATCAGGCGCTGGCCAAGCCGGGCTACGCCTGCGCGCCGATCGCGATGGGCACCAACACGGATCCGTACCAGCCGATCGAGGAGAGGTGGAAAGTCACCCGTTCGATCATCGAGCTGCTGCTGGAGTGCAAGCATCCGTTCACGATCACGACCAAGTCGGATCGGGTGCTCCGCGACCTCGACGTGTTGAAGCCCGCCGCGGCTCTGGGGATCGCCTCGGTCGCCTTATCGGTGACTTCGCTCGATCCAAGCATCAGCCGGATACTGGAGCCGCGGGCTCCCGCCGGCCGCAAGCGGATGGAGGCGATCCGGCGGCTGAACGAAGAGGGCGTCCCGTGCCACGTCGCCATCGCTCCGGTCATTCCGCAGATCACCGACCACGAGCTGGAAAGCATCGTCGAGGCTGCTGTCGCCGCCGGTGCCCGCGGTGGCTTCTTCCTTCCGGTCCGGCTTCCGCACGAGGTGGCGCCGCTGTTCCGCGACTGGTTGGACGAGCATTTCCCGGATCGCGTCGCAAAGGTGATGAGCGTCATCCGCCAGATGCGCGGCGGGCGCGACAACGATCCCAATTTCTTCACCCGGATGCGGGGGCAGGGGCCGTGGGCTGACTTGCTCAAGACGAGGTTCGAGATTGCGGTGAAGAAATATGGCTTGAGGCAGGCGAAGTTCCAGCTTCGCCGCGACCTGTTCGAGCCGCCGGAAGGCGACCAGCTCAGGCTCTTGTGA
- a CDS encoding sensor histidine kinase, protein MRFDDRLKTVLAQPATSAHDAAVRWRQLVELAARAPPDGDRDLFTQAISEIRDAAATLEERVRSAAALAVASLPLPVDLVAAFAADRLNIAAPILASARLTALEWKSVSAQASDDCRAFIGTMHAGSQPVRQPAPPEAKEPVPSISDVVARIERLRQSRTSADTGRSAATDEDEQPRLFRWECNESGEIEWVEGAPRGALVGQSIAQRGSGAGVDRTVERAFASRAPFHGTLELPADSAIGGTWKIGGVPAFDRSSGRFAGYRGVAERSDGTASRASGRSINGPDPLRELAHEIRTPLNAIIGFAEIITGEYLGPAGSAYRERASEIVAQARLLLSAVEDLDFAAKLRSTDGAEKARCNLGELVERLVVALRETGDQNGVEIEAARSVGDLAAAVQPEVAERLILRMCGAVIGRSAEGERLRLTVDCNGQHCLVSITRPTGLHGMSEEHLFGTADDAMSAAFPLRLARGLAHAAGARLVACERRISLLFPKA, encoded by the coding sequence GTGCGGTTTGATGACCGACTGAAGACTGTGCTGGCTCAGCCGGCAACGTCTGCGCACGACGCAGCCGTTCGCTGGCGGCAGCTGGTCGAGCTCGCCGCCCGGGCCCCGCCGGACGGCGACCGCGATCTGTTCACGCAGGCAATTAGCGAAATTCGGGACGCCGCGGCGACCCTTGAAGAACGCGTCCGGTCGGCCGCAGCGCTCGCAGTCGCCTCGCTCCCGCTGCCGGTCGACCTTGTCGCCGCCTTCGCAGCTGACCGGCTCAACATCGCCGCCCCGATCCTAGCAAGCGCCAGGCTCACCGCGCTGGAGTGGAAGTCCGTTTCCGCTCAGGCCAGCGACGATTGCCGCGCCTTCATCGGCACGATGCACGCGGGGAGTCAGCCTGTCCGGCAACCCGCGCCTCCCGAAGCGAAAGAGCCGGTCCCCTCGATCAGCGACGTCGTCGCCCGGATCGAACGGCTACGGCAGTCGCGGACTTCCGCCGACACCGGCCGTAGCGCGGCGACGGATGAGGACGAGCAACCGCGGCTCTTCCGTTGGGAATGCAATGAATCCGGCGAGATCGAGTGGGTCGAAGGCGCGCCTCGCGGCGCTCTCGTCGGCCAGTCAATTGCTCAGCGCGGATCGGGCGCGGGGGTCGATCGGACGGTCGAGCGCGCCTTTGCTTCGAGAGCCCCGTTTCACGGGACCCTCGAGCTGCCAGCCGACAGCGCGATCGGCGGCACGTGGAAGATCGGAGGAGTGCCCGCATTCGATCGCTCGAGCGGCCGCTTCGCCGGCTATCGCGGGGTCGCCGAGCGATCCGACGGCACAGCTTCGAGGGCGAGCGGCCGGTCGATCAATGGCCCGGATCCGCTCCGCGAACTCGCCCATGAAATCCGCACCCCGCTCAACGCGATCATCGGTTTCGCCGAAATCATCACTGGCGAATATCTCGGCCCTGCCGGCAGCGCCTATCGCGAGCGGGCAAGCGAGATCGTCGCCCAGGCGCGACTTCTGCTCAGCGCAGTCGAGGACCTCGACTTCGCGGCGAAGCTTCGCTCGACCGACGGTGCCGAAAAGGCCCGGTGCAACCTCGGCGAGCTGGTCGAACGGCTTGTCGTCGCCTTGCGCGAAACCGGCGACCAGAATGGAGTTGAGATCGAGGCAGCACGGTCCGTCGGCGATCTCGCCGCGGCAGTTCAGCCGGAGGTGGCCGAGCGGCTGATCCTGCGCATGTGCGGAGCGGTGATCGGCCGATCGGCGGAAGGCGAGCGCCTGCGGCTCACGGTCGACTGCAACGGACAGCATTGCCTCGTTTCGATCACTCGCCCCACGGGCCTTCACGGGATGTCAGAGGAGCATCTGTTCGGAACCGCCGACGACGCAATGTCTGCCGCCTTCCCGTTAAGGCTTGCGCGCGGACTGGCGCACGCTGCCGGGGCCCGCCTGGTCGCCTGTGAGCGACGGATAAGCCTGCTGTTTCCGAAAGCCTGA
- a CDS encoding tetratricopeptide repeat protein has product MKSTMTAVAALAIGAAFAASPAAAQKGYGPQGASQTPAQTSQQAEPDAPKPKISREAQKPLLALEAAVKANNGADVKAKAAEANAAAKSADDRYMVGALEYRYAAAAKDDSLRAQAVEQMLASGFKGLPAANLYVDLGATYTRLKQAQRAADAYQHALQLRPNDVEATAGLAESKADLGQAAEAITLLEKGIALQSAGGAKAPEAWYKRALQIAWKANLPQAVQISREWVAAYPSTDSWQNALIIYQNVSSLDDSRALDLMRLKRSAKVLTAGDYFNYGDIAVRKGFPGEAKAILDQGFAANTIKKSDPSFSQLYTLASQRSKGDRESLAAAPAAGATARQLMGVGDAYYGYGDFAKAVEFYRAALAKSDAEADVGNLHLGMALAAQGDKAGASAALAKVGGTYADLAKYWLLSLRA; this is encoded by the coding sequence ATGAAATCGACTATGACCGCAGTCGCCGCGCTCGCGATCGGCGCAGCTTTCGCCGCGTCGCCGGCCGCTGCTCAGAAGGGCTACGGTCCGCAGGGGGCTTCGCAAACACCGGCGCAGACAAGCCAGCAAGCAGAGCCCGACGCTCCGAAACCGAAGATCTCGCGTGAGGCGCAAAAGCCGCTTCTGGCGCTCGAGGCCGCGGTCAAGGCCAACAACGGCGCTGATGTGAAGGCCAAGGCGGCCGAGGCCAATGCAGCCGCGAAGTCCGCTGACGACCGCTACATGGTCGGCGCGCTGGAGTACCGATATGCCGCCGCCGCGAAGGACGACTCCCTGCGCGCGCAAGCGGTCGAGCAGATGCTCGCCTCAGGCTTCAAGGGTCTGCCCGCAGCCAATCTCTACGTCGATCTTGGCGCGACCTACACGCGGCTGAAACAGGCTCAGCGCGCCGCCGATGCTTATCAGCATGCGCTGCAGCTTCGCCCGAACGACGTCGAGGCGACCGCGGGCCTGGCTGAATCGAAGGCCGACCTCGGTCAGGCGGCAGAGGCAATCACGCTTCTTGAGAAGGGAATCGCTCTGCAGTCGGCGGGCGGAGCCAAGGCTCCGGAAGCCTGGTACAAGCGCGCTCTTCAGATCGCCTGGAAGGCAAATCTTCCCCAGGCCGTTCAGATCAGCCGAGAGTGGGTTGCCGCTTATCCTAGCACCGACAGCTGGCAGAATGCCCTGATCATCTACCAGAACGTCTCGTCGCTCGACGACTCTCGAGCGCTTGACCTGATGCGGCTGAAGCGCAGCGCGAAGGTGCTGACCGCGGGCGACTATTTCAACTATGGCGACATTGCCGTGCGCAAGGGTTTCCCCGGCGAAGCCAAGGCCATCCTTGACCAGGGCTTTGCCGCGAACACGATCAAGAAGAGCGACCCTAGCTTCAGCCAGCTCTACACGCTGGCGAGCCAGCGCTCGAAGGGCGACCGTGAGAGCCTGGCGGCCGCTCCGGCGGCCGGGGCCACCGCCCGACAGCTGATGGGCGTCGGCGACGCTTATTACGGCTACGGCGATTTTGCGAAGGCGGTGGAATTCTACCGTGCTGCGCTCGCCAAGTCCGACGCGGAGGCCGACGTCGGCAACCTGCATCTGGGCATGGCTCTCGCCGCGCAGGGCGACAAGGCTGGCGCTTCGGCTGCCCTCGCGAAGGTCGGCGGAACCTACGCTGACCTTGCCAAATACTGGCTGCTTTCGCTTCGCGCTTAG